From one Peptoniphilaceae bacterium AMB_02 genomic stretch:
- the citC gene encoding [citrate (pro-3S)-lyase] ligase, producing MYTCVRLNAENKSVKDRLIKFLADFELSYEPLDSLYVVLDSNDKWYATGGRSGNVLKGFAVLDDYRSEGFFDLILSSLVTESYKYGLDSLYVFTKREYSMIFKSFGFDELAHTKVSSLLMRSDHGVDKMLDELCIETVSDERVGAIVMNANPFTNGHRYLVEVASSKVDKLLVFVVQNDASTFSFKDRFEMVKRGCTDFKNVQVIPSTDLIISQATFPSYFIKEKELISSEHAKIDAGVFKRFFVPRFNIGVRFLGSEPIDVSTAIYNEVLTNTLPPECEVEVVERLKSSDTVISASIVRRLLKEGRIEEITSYVPKTTYEYLKGI from the coding sequence ATGTATACTTGCGTTAGATTGAATGCGGAAAATAAAAGTGTGAAGGACAGATTGATAAAATTTTTAGCTGATTTTGAGCTTAGCTATGAACCATTAGACTCCCTTTATGTCGTGCTCGATTCAAATGATAAATGGTATGCAACCGGAGGCAGGAGCGGGAATGTACTAAAGGGTTTCGCCGTTCTAGATGATTATAGAAGCGAAGGCTTTTTTGATTTGATACTGTCATCGCTTGTTACAGAGAGCTATAAATACGGATTGGATTCACTATATGTATTTACTAAAAGAGAATATTCGATGATTTTTAAAAGTTTTGGATTTGACGAATTAGCTCATACAAAGGTCAGCTCACTTTTAATGCGTAGTGATCATGGGGTTGATAAAATGCTCGATGAGCTATGTATTGAAACTGTCTCTGATGAGAGAGTGGGAGCAATAGTCATGAATGCAAATCCATTTACTAATGGACATAGGTATCTGGTTGAGGTGGCTTCGTCCAAAGTAGATAAATTGCTTGTTTTCGTCGTTCAAAATGATGCTTCTACATTTTCTTTCAAAGACAGATTCGAGATGGTCAAGAGAGGATGTACAGACTTTAAAAATGTCCAAGTAATACCAAGTACGGATTTGATAATTTCTCAAGCTACTTTCCCGTCTTATTTTATAAAAGAAAAGGAATTGATCAGTTCTGAACATGCAAAGATAGATGCAGGTGTTTTTAAGAGGTTCTTTGTGCCTAGATTTAATATTGGGGTTAGATTTCTTGGATCTGAGCCTATAGATGTAAGTACTGCTATTTACAATGAAGTACTAACAAATACCCTTCCTCCTGAGTGCGAGGTGGAAGTCGTTGAAAGACTAAAGAGTAGTGATACCGTAATAAGTGCTTCAATTGTCAGAAGACTTTTAAAAGAAGGTAGAATCGAAGAAATCACAAGTTATGTACCAAAGACTACCTATGAGTATTTGAAGGGAATTTAA